The Sandaracinus amylolyticus genomic interval CGGGGCGTCGGCGCGCGTGACGCGGCCTCGGACTCGGCGATCGCGGCGTTCTGAAACGCGGTGAGCACGTCGTCCCAGTAGCCCTCGATGTAGCCGCGCAGCAGCGTCAGCCCGCGCAGATCGAGCCCGTAGAAGTTGTGACGGCCGCTGCGCTGCGGGCGCACGAGCTGCGCGTCGACGAGCACGCGCAGGTGCTGCGAGACCGCGGGGCGGCTCACGTCGAAGTCGGTCGCGATGTCGCCCACCGAGCGCGGCCCGTGACGCACCGACTCGAGGATCGCGCGACGCGTCGGATCGGCGATCGCGGCGATCACGGTTCCCACGTCCATGCCGTCAGCGTGGAGGAGCGAAGTGGCGCTCGCAACCACGATTCGCTTGACGCTCGCCGCGCGAACACGTAAGTCATGACTAACCAGTGAGGAGGACGAGATGAGCCATCCGGTGATGCACTTCGAGCTGATCGCAAACAGCCCCGAGCGCCTGAAGCGCTTCTACGCAGGGCTCTTCGGCTGGCGCGCCGAGGACCAGGAAGGCATGGATTACGCGATGATCCGCGCCGGGGAGGGCCGCGGCATCGACGGCGGGCTCGGCGGGACGAGCACCGGGCTGGCGCCGGGCCTCGCGATCTACGTGCAGGTCGACGACGTCGACGCGCACCTCGCGCGGGCGCGCGAGCTCGGCGCGAGCGAGGTGCTGCAGGAGCCCTACGACGTGCCGGGCTTCGGTCGGTTCGCGGTGCTCCGCGATCCCGAGGGCAATCGCGTGGGGCTCTGGGCGCAGCCGCGCGGCTGAGAGGAGCGGTACGATGCGAGATCGCCTCACGACCACGCTCTTCCTGCGCCTCGCCGCCGTGCTGACGGTGCTCTACGCGCTCGGCCACACCTCGGGCTATCCGTGGACGCCCGCGCTCGGGCCCGAGCACGCCCCGGTGATCGAGCAGATGCAGACGCTGCGCTTCGAGGCCGAAGGGGCGATCCGCACGTACTGGGACTTCTACGTGGGCTTCGGCGTGATCATCAGCGGGCTGATGATCGCGCTCGGCGTCGTGCTCTGGCAGCTCGGCACGCTCGCGCGCGAGGACGCGCTGCGGGTGCGCCCGATCGCCGCGACGATCGCGATCTCGTTCGCCGTCAATGCGGTGCTCTCGCAGCTCTACTTCTTCGCGCTGCCCACGATGTTCGCGGTCGCGATCGTCGTCAGCACGGTTGCGGCGATCGCGCTCGCGCGGCGCGCGAGCTGAGCTCGAGCCGCAGGAGGCGCACGCGGTCGCGATCCTCGTCACGCGGCAGGACGAGCGCGAGCAGACGCTCGGCG includes:
- a CDS encoding ArsR/SmtB family transcription factor, with translation MDVGTVIAAIADPTRRAILESVRHGPRSVGDIATDFDVSRPAVSQHLRVLVDAQLVRPQRSGRHNFYGLDLRGLTLLRGYIEGYWDDVLTAFQNAAIAESEAASRAPTPRAPKRR
- a CDS encoding VOC family protein; protein product: MSHPVMHFELIANSPERLKRFYAGLFGWRAEDQEGMDYAMIRAGEGRGIDGGLGGTSTGLAPGLAIYVQVDDVDAHLARARELGASEVLQEPYDVPGFGRFAVLRDPEGNRVGLWAQPRG
- a CDS encoding LIC_13387 family protein, yielding MRDRLTTTLFLRLAAVLTVLYALGHTSGYPWTPALGPEHAPVIEQMQTLRFEAEGAIRTYWDFYVGFGVIISGLMIALGVVLWQLGTLAREDALRVRPIAATIAISFAVNAVLSQLYFFALPTMFAVAIVVSTVAAIALARRAS